ATCTTTTTCTATGTAATAGCTCTTACTTGTTGAAGTAAATCTTCTCTGGAGAAAATGTGATTAGTTAAACAGCAAAATAATCGATAACAATGTCTTCTCCAAAATTGGAATTATTATATGTTATCAATATttcagaaagatgagaaggCTCATATTGACTTCTCAACATAATTATTGTGTGTCAAATGCTTAGCTTTCATGCTTCCACACAAGAATGCTGGGTCTCACCAGCCAATGAGTGTGATTGTTAGTTGACTTTAAAGCTCCTTATGCTTTGTTAAAGCTCTTGGTGATATTATTCTATAacgtttttcaaaataaactccagttatgttatttttgttttcaaaaaggGATCTATGGTGGCTGTTTCCCTTTTCATAATTTAGTCTCAGAGATACCATCATTACAAGTCTCATTATTTGATagatttatttgttgttgaATTATATTGCGACAAGCTGTTTGTATATGGTAGCACTTATATTCTGATAGTTATGAGTAATTGATCACAGAAATTTCAAGTTTTAGAGCATTTGTGCAATTTCATTAGGCAGGAGCTGATCCAAACATAAGAAAGCATGGAGTGACACCTCTAGAAAGTGCTGCTTCCGAAGGGTTTACGGAAATTTTCAAATGCTTGTTGAATGCTGGAGCTGATCCCAATGTTACCAGTTTTGTGAGTACTtcatttttaactttatttttgtgCCTAAAATCTGTAATAGATGCATGCTTGAAGTGAAATACATGGACAGAACAAGGGATGCACATGTAGTTTTTatcacattatttattttttataagcaaGTTTTTGGACCTGAAGGGAGGGGGAAGGGGAGATTCATATTGGTGGCTTTTGTCACATATATTTAGAATTCCTTGAGGTAGTACCATATGATGTAGgattttggttataaatattttaaaaccttAGATTTATTGATGGGGGAAGTGCAAAGAGATATCTATTTTGAGATggtaagaaatataaatatatatatatatatatatttatatatatattaatgttgttgacctttatttttttgatgacgTGGAACCAAGCCAAGGCAAGACCCTCTGAACCCCTAGGGAATAAACCACAGATATATACACGAGACCCCTTTCCCATgaacccccaagcactttgtgcatgaggAGTTACCTTCTCGCCTTCAAGGGCTAGGTGAGTATTTTTGTATTTCAATAATTGGGATTCTCGAAGTCATTTAGAATTAGGTTTCCTAAGTAAGTTGGAATTAGGGTTTTTCTGTGTAAGTTGGAATTAAGGTTTATTAGTCTCATAAGCACAATAATGTTGTTGTTAAAGGTGAAAGTGTTTAGGGTCTTATAAGTCAACCCTAAcacttaaaatattatttatatatgaaagaGTACAGTGATATTACTATTTTGCCCCTAGCTTAAACTCATAACAAATGTATTCCTATGTATTATTTtgctaatgaaaaaaatttctcttgaaattgTCCCAATGGTATGCTGACTCCTAGAGGTTTTCTTTTGCTTGATGTTGACTCTAAGCATGCTAGGTGTTGACTCCTAGGCTAtttatcctttatttttctgttctttAATTTTCGTGTATTTCTACCCATTCGAAAGCCATTACAGCCAAGCTTTCAACTCAAATTCAaaccaccaccatcaaaccACTTAGCCAACACAAACTCTAGCTGCTGCTGTTACTTGAACAACCAACAACCTGATTCTCATAAACCTAGCTCCCGAAGGTGATTCCTAAACTGAAGTAAGTGTTAcgtgtttaaaattttgatcttTCAACACTTTCAAACTCAAGGTCAAGTTTCTTCCAACTAGGGAAGAAAGATGtccaaatagcaaaaaaaaaatattttaattttggaagtcaattgtatttttattgtatGTCTTAGTAGTTTAATTAGGTTTATTagtattgttatttaattttctaaagtCAATGGTACTTTTGTAAATACAAAATTGGGATTTCCCGAGTCATTTGGAATTAAGTTTCTTAAGTCAATTAGAATTAAGGTTTTCCTATGTTAGTTAGAGTTAGGTTTAGTAGTCTATATAAGTGCAATAATGTACTCTTACGGTTATGGATAAGGATTATTCTgattatgaataaaatttctcttgaaattcTCTCATTGGTTTGCTCAGAAGCATAAGCACGGACACGGGTACGACATGGTGATATGGgtaatttctgaaaaattataacatcaAACAGTTGATATAACACTGTTATGACATGGGTACAATATGGGTAGGCACCCTAAATGAAGTGTCTTGTGCTTCCTCGCTAGCTCTAGTCAACTCTAAGTGAGGACCATTAGAGGTTCTCTtttgcttggtgctgactcaAAACAAGTTTAGGTGCTGGCCTTTATTTTCTGTAATTCAATTTTGTTgttgcattgttttgtttttgttctgtGTCATTTATGATGTTACGTCTTTTTTTTGGAGTCATACTGAAGATTCTATCTTTTGTTACAGTATGGATTGACACCAATAGAAATTGCAGCATTGCAATGTAATTATCAGAGTGTCGTGATTCTCTTTCCAGTTACCTTTCATATTCCAGCTATTCCAGACTGGAGTACAGGTGGAATAATGAAGTAAATTCACTCTGAAGAGCTACACAACAGGTAATTAAATGTAATCCACCATTAAGATCATCAGATTTTGAGGGAAATTTTGTTGGATTAGATCAAAACATACTAAAGGCAACTAAGAGTTATTAAACCTATGGTTGCTCTCCATTATTTTGACAGTACAGCTATAGGATGTACAAAATCTTGTATGATTAGATAAAAAACACGCTTTGTAGAATTCTCATTTGGATGCCTTCCCTGTAGTTATTTATTTcgtcttatttttttttggggtgtaaTGTGATTATTACAATGATCCGTATGAAGATATTTGGTTGAATAGGCTATTAGGAGGCTAAAGTCTAATTGGCCATAGGCAATCAAAATCAGTTAAAATTATCATGTGCATTGTTCAACTCCTATACTAAACTTTTAtgttcaacttttttttcttgactTTCACTTGATTTCTTGCAGATGAACCGAAAGTTAAAGGAGAACTTTTTGACCTTAAAATCCAAGGGAAAAGATGCTTTTAAGAGAAAGGATTATCTTGGTGCGATATGTTGGTATACAAAGGTGAGCAGAGACCTGTACTTAATTTAAAGggaaacaataaaataaaaagatttccAATTGATCTCTTGGAAAATTGTAGGCAATAAACGCAGAGCCCTCTGATGCTACTGTGTTATCGAACCGAAGTTTGTGTTGGGCTCTCTTGAATGAAGGAAGTCGTGCTTTACCTGATGCTGAGGCTTGTATTGCATTAAGGCCGGACTGGCCAAAGGCATACTACAGGGAAGGTGTAGCATACATGTTATTAAAAGTATGTGAATACTTTCTTTTCTGTTAATTCCAAGTTTATCCTACTCAAAATTGATATTTCATTATCTGACGATGAGTGTCATTTTACAATGTTGCAGGATTTTGTGAAATCTGCATATTCGTTTAATAAGGGATTAGAGCTGGATCCCAAGAATGAGGAGCTTCAAATGGCTTTCTGGTATTGGCTTCTATCCACAATCCGGGTTCATCTTGTGGCTTATAAGAAGTATTTGAATATTTGGGTGTTTGTCtataaacttcttttttaaattatgaccaaattaaagaatatatgtatgtatgtatgtatgtaaatTTTGAGGGCACCATGGTGCACCCTCCAACCACATATTGAGCTCTGCCTCTGTTATACAAAATATAGTTCTATTAAGTTTGCACTGGCTTGAAAACTGAAATTCAGATCTTCCCTTGAAGAGAAGATTTGTCAATTGTAAATGAATTTGCAATTGAGGTTTACTCAAATTTTTTCCTCCTTTGATGGATGATTATACTGTTTGTTATGCTCCCAAAGCTAGCAATGATGTTGTAGCAATTGTAAATGAGTATGATGTGATGTGATGTGAATTTCATGGTGAATAGTGTCAGTCATTAGGTTATTATTATATGGTATATGACCTTTGGTTCAAAACATTCTTCTGGGTTTGTTTGTCTGAGATCTGAGCTTTGTTTATTCTAAAAGCTACTTGAACGCTGACTGTTTTGTTCATTCCGTTCTTGAAACAGGGAAAGCTGTTGGGTTTGTGATTAGGTTAAGTATGTGTACATTGTGGAGGGAGGAAATTACACAGTTCGAATTTTGGTATGTTCTGCTAACATTTCACATTGGGTTGTGATGGAAGTGGGAAAGCTCTCGCTGTAGGAGATCTAGGAAGTCTGTGACTTGGTTTTTTGTTAGTGTAAACTGTAAAGTTCACCAAACTCTAGgtgtttatcttttttttttgggtacaaatgcttttttttttgggtacaaatgCTAGTAGCTAATTAAGTAACTTAAAGTAGTGTTTTTGTTTTCCGTAAAAACTGAATTTGAAGCCTACTTATGAGTTACTGTTGCGTTGCCCCGGGCAAAACCTTTctttaattaatcaatcaatataaataatatacatacatatatatatatatatatatatatatatatataacatttagAATCTCACTTGAGCTTGATAGTAAGTAAACAAAGTAGTTTACCACACCACCGGGCGCGTTGGTCTACTGGCACGGGGTAGTCCTAGCTTAACCAAGGTCTCGTGTTCGAGCCTTGGGTATGCAGTTGCGTTAAAACTCGGTTGGGAGAGCTTTGTCGCCCTTGAGGTCCTACCCGGCTCGAATCCGGATTAGTCGGAGCCCCTGTGGTTCCGGAATACCGGGTggtttataccaaaaaaaagtagtttaCCACAATGCTCAATTATCCATCCTACatttaactttctttttcttttattttgttcagTGTTGGTGTATTCTAATATTAAAAACGATAAATaaatggtaagatttcttgtaACCATGCCAtttatttggatattattaGGGTTTGTCAAATAAATATGTGAGTTTCAATTTGTTAAATAGAGAGTGAGTGGCTTGTATTTTAACTCCCAATCTTTAATTTTACAAACTCATTATTGGGAGGAATGGGGCTTCGCCGGGCCCCAAGGAGTAGGGATGggataagaaattttttttcgttGTGCGAGATGAGAATGaggcaagacaaaaccatgcggggtggagcgaagaccccatccttcggtCTCGCCTtaccccattgccatccctacctCTGACTGGTTGTGCAAGCACTTTATTTGCCCTTTAGAAGTGAGAGAACGAATGGAGAAAGATTTGGTTATATTATTTATGCTTTTATATGCTAACTTGCCTTACCGGTGGCTGGTATCTTACTAAAATTGAATAAACGGATAGATTAAAAACCATTAGACTTGATGGTCAGGATTTGTGTGGGTAccataccttaaaaaaaaaaaaaaaacctaataactTTTACCCAACTTTGCCACTCCAAACTCTCATCTTTTCCTCCATAGCTCCACTTCATTGCCACCGAGTAACAACCTACGCCGTTGACCGCTCCACACGGTAGTTAGTATCACCAGCAGCTTGGGTCTACTACCATTGGTGTATCCACTCGTCTCTCCTATCCATTATTCACACTCACACGAATCCGAGTCAACAGAGGAATGGTCTCATGGATCCCTCTCTTCCTTGATcttatctctctcttctctgatATGATATCTCTGCTCACTGTCTGCGATGTGAAGCTGGGTTGATGTCtgacatttttaatttttaaaacccaTATCTGCCCACAACTCTCGTGTGATTGTGTCTGTGAATTGTGAAGTggtcttatttctttttctttttcttttactccttgtttcatttgtttttgtCATTCACTTTTGTTAAATGGGAAACAAATCTGAGTTCATTCATTATTGAAGCTGGCGATTTTAGTTTCTATAAAGTTCTAttgttttcatttaaataaaagaattaataagcacttaaaaaataaaaataaaaacctatatCTGTGGCTCTTTCTAAATGGATGGGAAAAACTTTATTTGTGAGACTTCTTaagttgatggaaaaaaaaactatttgtgAGACTTCTTTTTTAGTCAAACTTTACGTCTATTATTATTGTAAGTTGTcatctttattaatattttttcaaattgcaatttgtagggtcacaatttagAACCCAGGTCCAACAGGTATGGGGTTCTGGTCCAAGGAACccagaaacaatgaatttgtaaagagtgggttaTAGAACTAGGCCTTAACGAAGTGTATTCTAGCTAAAGTTGGGCCACACAATAATTGAAAGTAAGAAAATCCCCTTCACGTCCATATATTCTCAGTCCGAGGAGACGTGGTGAATGTATACGGGTCCCTGTTCAAAGACTATGGTTCTTGCACTGTTCTTCTGTTCTAACtcccttacacttgttgattatctggaCCCTCACTTGAGTGCTTATCCCACCGGACATCcccccatctttctgtgagtgGTGGTAACTAAGGCAGCACTATTCATAGgtcccctccacattaatgcggccagaaaagtagttgcaatgcatttaatgtggcagctaCAGCCTCTCCTTAGACACCCTACgcttccttccttccttcctaCAGGCCTGTGGGACTCATCTTTGTTACTAATGTCCGCGGGGGTGGGTCCTTCTAGTAGGCAGAatgcatgtttgagccatatttgTTATGTCCGaagagacattcctcctcgaacTGCCTTCTAAACATCTTCAAGCCCACAAGAACTGGGCCGAGAGCCCTTTTAGTATTTACGCCCTCTCCTCAGACATGGTTGGCCATCCCGTATGGGGCTcaaggcccattgtatgattttgggccttgggcctttccccctacacaatttttgaaaagaaaagatctCACATCTTATgctatctaattaatttttggaTATTAGAAATATCAGCAAGTGTCAATCAAGATACAAAATTCTTGGCTATAAATCCATATTATTAATACTCCTATAATTATGCGAAGTTatattatttgtattatatAGCTATAATTGGTTTGTGTAATACTaaacatttatatattatttcatGAATTTTCTTAACATGTAAAATGACGTTTTGTTATGGTTATTTTActttctaaaatgatttttgacAGACTGTTTTCAGTAGTCTTACAATGAATAAATCTTGAAAGGCCatatgaaattaatatatatcaAACGAAGAATTAGTGCAAAATTCTGGTCCTTAACATGATTTTTATACTTATATGCTGACGGCAATATCATTAATAATGGTTCTTATTATCTATTAATTGCTTCATTGTTATGAactgttggtttttttttttttttttttttttttttttttttttcagtttattTAATAACaactgttgttgttgttgttcattACATTGGTGATATAGGTATCATTTGTTAATATCACCGCATACCTTTGGTGCAATggttactccacaagtataagtgcttgtcgGGTTAAGGGCTAGAGTttaagtctccaagagggaacttcgcacacatatacatttagattatactaaagtagaatttctatcttatatatatatatatatatatatatatatatatataagtatatgtACACACAAAATTCGTAAAGATAAATCACACGATCACGAAATAGTGTAACAAATTATCAACTTGTattgatttgtatatatgtgAGTACAATCCTTTGTATGAATTTTTACAATGAAAGAATACAATAAATACATCTGATTCGATCTCCAAGAAACTTTACAATCCAAAGGAGCTATGAAACTGGATCTTGAATCGTGTTTTGATGTCTCCAAGTTGAATGTACTTGATTTGATGTGAGGGCCGTTGGCTTGATTTCGAACTAGATTAAAGGAAAATCCccactttgatttgaagaagtgGAAATAGACCTTGATAAACAATGGAATTCTTGTGAAATTTAGAGATGACTCTTTATTCTAGCAGAGTGTCAATAGGATTTTCTCTCTAAGTGTATGTCCCCTTTCTCATATGAGAAGCCTTTATTTATAGGCAACTTAATAGTATttaatttgggaattttctcTTAACATTTATTGagaattaattataaatttaatttggtCTTTCATTTAATAAGAACTTTTTATATAGGACTTTTCTTCTGACGTTGCTATATGGCTTTCTTCATTTGATGTTGTCACGTGGCTTGATTTCATTCGCCAATCATCCACATTatcaatttgagattaattttttgttttaatttgagattaatttgatcacaaatattttatcatgaACAATCAAACGGTTATGAatacatcataaaattttgatatctaCAGTATCATTTGTCAATAGGCAATGTCAATATCAGTCATCCAAAAACTCAATTACAAATCAACCCTTACATGAATATCTAATTCTATGTAAATGATTTGTATTAATGTACCACATTAATCCATGCACGTTCAAAAGAGCCAAGATTGGCAAATCATCTACTCAACGCTGCGAGAATATCTAATAATTCCTAATTGATTAACCGCATAATCCATAAGTCTCAAACTCTTACCTATGAATACTGATGATTGGCATATGACCAAGACATAGTAACTAACTTAATTAAGTTCCATATAAATAGAGGAAGGTTGTTACATTTTATCCTTAATTCTATCTAGACAATGTCTGAAGGACCTGGTCAGACTATTTTACATCTCCTATTGTATTAGAGCACTAAAATCTGTATGCTCCAAAAGGAATGGACCTGTTATCACCTGTCCTCCATATGGAACCTTTGCCGCTCATTGTTCCATTTCATTTTGGACCTTTGATATCTACCTTTGACATTCACAAGAAAAGGTCGTTAGCGATGATCTGGATGTGTGAATTCGTTTCAATCTCAAAAACTGAATTGAGATTAGAACTCCTATGATTTCTTGCTGAATGGCCATCTTtgcaaatatttatttaacataAACAGATCAAAGTTCTGTTGTTAGTTTTGTATACTGCACAACAAAAAAGATGGCATTCAGTGGGACACTGCAGAAATGCAAGGCTTGCGACAAGACCGTTCATGTCATAGAATTGTTTACAGCTGATGGTGTTCCTTATCATAAGACCTGCTTTAAATGCAGTCACTGTAATGGAATTCTAGCGGtatgctacattttttttttctcaattttgtttttccttttcatttttgttacATGGAAATTAGGGAAAAGaagatttaatttctttttttttggggggggtgggggggagacCAAAGCTTAAATGGTTAACAAAGATTTGAGAATGAGAACTTGGCTAGATTTTGAGGCATTCGTGTTCGGTGACATTTGTCTTAATTACAGATGAGCAGATACTCCTCCATGGATGGAGTCTTATACTGCAAGCCTCATTTCGAGCAACTCTTCAAGGAGACTGGTAGTTTCACTAAAAAATTCCAGACATGTAAGATCAATTTCGCCTTTAATTCTTATACCATTGGCATTATATATAGTCCTTTTATTTTCCAGTTTGAGGCTAACAATGTGTTATTTTCCATCATGGATGATCAGCTGGAAGGCCACAAAACGATCTGGTAAGTACAACTTCTATCTATTTCATATAGTCTCAATTCTCTGAAATATGTTTAATTAGTATGTTTCTTCATAACTTATGAacattcttttcttattttctacaGAATCGTACGCCTAGCAAGCTCTCCTCCATGTTTTCTGGGACACAAGAGAAATGTGCAGTTTGCAAAAAAACAGTATACCCGCTGGAGAAAGTAATCCTGTCCTTGTCTTTTACTATTCCTGGTTCACAGCCATACCTTTTATTTTATCCATCTACAAAGGCATCATATGCACTCAGtctcacactcacacacacacgcatatatTGCACCATTGcacacacatgtatatattAGAACATTTGATTTTGTACACATAGCACCAAGtgatttgaaattcaattgtaattttatttttattgctttgtaACAACTAAAAGAACCTTTTTTGTAATAGCTTACAGAAAGCTTCAAATTGCAGGTTTAATATAGATTTTATAAATGACATGGTGGGCCGAAAGACTAATCAAGTTGAACAAAATTTGTAATAGGTGACTATTGAGGGAGATTTTTATCACAAGTCATGCTTCAGGTGTGCTCATGGTCGCTGTTTCCTTACACAATCATCCTATGCTTCTTTGGATGGATTTCTGTACTGCAAGCACCACTTTTCTCAATTGTTCAAGGAGAAGGGAAGCTACAATCATCTAACCAAAACTGCTTCACTGAAAAAAAATGGAGCAGTGTTACCTGAAGTGAAACAtgaggaaaaaacaaaactatcAACAGTACCAGAAGCAGAACCTCGACAGGACCACGAGCAATAGTAAAAATGTGCACCATTAGTGTCATCAACTTCCTTCTTGTTCTCATTTCTCCAGGGACACTACGCCATGTGATTTGGGTTTGGCACTGCCCATTTAGCACAGTGCGTCATGAAGAAGTTCTTGTGTGATTGGTTCATCTGTGTTTGTAactaagttttgttttgtttattttgtttgttttgcctttttctttttgccccCTTGACGGGGCATTTAAATGTTTTGTGGAAAGGACTCAAAGATCTTGTAatgaattaaattaatttattgctTCATAAGTCATTCATATCACCGAGATCTTGTAATAACATTGTGTATTCTACTTTAGTGAACAAAGATTTAAATCACTTTTCTTCTATTAGTTAATCCAATTATATATCTATACACGCATATAATGTTGAGTTTGAGTTACACCTGATATAACTAAGCAACATTATACcacctaataacttgttattgaattcatattttgaaaatctcactgttgaattgcatgttttatatgctcttaacatgcatgtcaatttcgGATGGCgtaatattacttaaagttacaccaggtgtaacgtGACACAATTTTGGAACTTTATGTATTGAGTACAACCTTTATTCGACaatagtttttttcttcttgacataaattaatctctctctctctctctctctctctctcatgataAAGATATAGGTTATTATGTGTAAGAGCCCTAGAGACCCATGTATATTGTCGGCTTATATTAGGCTAACCCTTAATTACTATAAATATGCTACTTAGGGTTCATCATTGCAgcacaaccttttttttttttttttttgaaagaattattgTAACACACTTGATCATATACTAAAAATATAGTTGTGGATGTAGATCATTAGGTTGAAGTACATAATCCTCGTGTTCTCCCTTTTCTCTTACTTTCGTTCTTTGCATCTCAACatcaatttcataatattttcttcttcaattttaacaaatcatataattaattatcaagtaactaatggggaaaaaaaaggcaCATCAGAGCAGCTATAAAAGCTTGATTGGTCTAacacattttttatgtttccaaTAAAGGTATCTGGAGTTCCATTGTAACTAgtattaaattattgaaaaaaaaaaaaaaagaaggtataaATAGCATGTTCATGTTTTTTGCTAAACTAAATAGCATTTTCATGTATCTGTGAAAGATGTTGAGATCATATGTTGTTCACTCGAGCTTGAGTGAAACTTTTgcagggaaaaagaagaagaactactttatttctatatttctttgttttttatttatttatttctaattattatatatttacatattattATGTAAAAATCGTAAGGGCAAAGCCCGTCATTCCACACTAGTAGGAAGTGCAGTTTGCCGAAAACTCTCATTCATTGCGCATCACCTTATCTCATCGGTTTGAGGTAGTTTTAGACCGTGCAATGCTTTAAGGTttggtcccaaaaaaaaaaaaaaactctagtaGTATTCTACGGATCTACGGAGTTTAACAACTCTAATCGAATGATATAATGCCACGTGGCTTTCCCCCAAATAGAAATAGAGTGCCCCTATTCTCTTTCCCCCTCCCTACTCGTTCTATTTCTATCTATCCGAATTCGGATTCCCTTGTCACCCAATCCACAACTCCCAAGCTCCTCCTTAAACACTCACACTCAGAGACTGACACAGCTATGCATTTCATTTTGGACGCAACCACCGTCTGATGAACACCACACTCAGAAAGAATGGACGGTCTAATTGGTCTCACCAACAACACCTTCTTTACCCGTATTATCCATTCATTTTCatccacagccacagccacagccagAACCAGAACCAGAACCATCTCTTTAACTCGAAAATCCCAGAATGGAAAATTCATAGTTTCAGCTTCTAAAGAAGGAGACACTCCCAAAAATCCTAAACTTGATCGCTTGGACCAAATGGAGCTCAATTTCGGTCAGTTGCTTGGCGAGGACCCCAAACTCACTCTTGCTAAGGTTTCCCTCTTTCTCTATTATTTACATACACGTACACATACACATGCACAATGACAATGACAAAGTTAGTGCTTCAGATAATGGTGTAGAAAAGCAAACCCACATGTATTTTGTTCACTACATAGCCGTAGTTCACTGCAAAGTTGTtgtattttgttctttttggaTTATGTATTGTTTATTCTAATTATGTGTGTGTAGCGTTTGCTTGTagttttagtcattttatacTGAAAATTGTATGTTTTGGTGATTCAGATAATGGGTAGGAAAGCAAACCCAGATGCTTCGTATcttgaaattgagaaaaaattttataagaaaaaggGTAAGTTAGTGGAAATTAAGGAGGTTCCGTTTGACGGGTCGAAGGAAGTGCAGACTTCCAGTTCTTTGGATGGTTTGGATTTGGTTCGACCTGTGCCAAAGAAAGGATTCGCATTTAAAGCTGATGATAAGCTGATGGAGATGAAAAAACCAAGCAAACCAGTTGGGAAGGCAGTGGGTAGTAACAAAAGTAGTATTCCTAATGTTATCTTGAGAAAACCAACCGTGTTTAATGAGGATGATGTTGGAGAAAAGCCATCAAGGTTGAGGATTAAACCGAATTTGTCATTGAAAATGGGGAATGGACAAGTGAAAGATAGATTTAGTGACATGACGCTATTGAGGAAGCCGGAGCCAGTAACTGTCAATCAATCTATTGAGAAGAAACAAGAGCCCTGTGGTAATGTGGATGACAAAGTAGTTGATGATCTTGAATCAAAGATGAGGAGAGAAGAAGCAAATGACAAAGTTAGTGATTTTGCACTGTTAAAAAAGCCTGAACCTATGAGTGTCAACACAAATCTTGAGAATAATAGACAGCAATTTAGGAGTGTAGAAGTTACAGTCCAGGATGATATTGAAGAGAATGCTTTGTCAGGCTTATCAGAATTTACTGCAACTGCCAACACAACAAAGAACAATTATGAGGAGATCATGGATGGCTTAATTTCAAATGGAAGCAAACAAGACAATGACTTTGTTGTAGGTATTGCTCTATATtgcattttacaattttaattaGTTGAAATTGTCAACATTAACATTTTGCTTGGCCTTTTAGGGATTACAGTCACTCAAGCTGAGTGATATGGGGTCCAGTCAGGAGATTACTGCTTTGAGTGATACCTATGCAGTTGATTCC
The sequence above is drawn from the Quercus lobata isolate SW786 chromosome 12, ValleyOak3.0 Primary Assembly, whole genome shotgun sequence genome and encodes:
- the LOC115972284 gene encoding hsp70-Hsp90 organizing protein 3-like isoform X1 — translated: MNRKLKENFLTLKSKGKDAFKRKDYLGAICWYTKAINAEPSDATVLSNRSLCWALLNEGSRALPDAEACIALRPDWPKAYYREGVAYMLLKDFVKSAYSFNKGLELDPKNEELQMAFWYWLLSTIRVHLVAYKKYLNIWVFVYKLLF
- the LOC115972284 gene encoding hsp70-Hsp90 organizing protein 3-like isoform X2 is translated as MNRKLKENFLTLKSKGKDAFKRKDYLGAICWYTKAINAEPSDATVLSNRSLCWALLNEGSRALPDAEACIALRPDWPKAYYREGVAYMLLKDFVKSAYSFNKGLELDPKNEELQMAFWESCWVCD
- the LOC115971037 gene encoding LIM domain-containing protein WLIM2b-like translates to MAFSGTLQKCKACDKTVHVIELFTADGVPYHKTCFKCSHCNGILAMSRYSSMDGVLYCKPHFEQLFKETGSFTKKFQTSGRPQNDLNRTPSKLSSMFSGTQEKCAVCKKTVYPLEKVTIEGDFYHKSCFRCAHGRCFLTQSSYASLDGFLYCKHHFSQLFKEKGSYNHLTKTASLKKNGAVLPEVKHEEKTKLSTVPEAEPRQDHEQ